The Morganella morganii sequence AAGCACAGGAGCCCGCCCTGCTGGCGCTCGCTGCCCGCTATCAGGTGCCGTTTACCGTATTCAGTGCTGAGGAGCTTGCCCCTGTGGCGGCACAGTTCCCGGAATCAGAATTTGTTAAAAAAACCACGGGTGTCGGGAGTGTATCCCGGCCGGTCGCCTGGCTGATGAGCAAAGGCTGTCTGATAGGGCAAACCTGTAAGACCCGGGGGATCACCATTACGTTAGGAGCAGAAACAGTATGTTAACCGTTATAGGCATTGGCCCCGGCAGTGAAGCCATGATGACCGAAGAAGCCGTCACCGCACTGAAAGAAGCGGAAGTGGTCGTCGGGTATAAAACCTATACCCATCTGGTGAAACCTCTGGTGGGCGACAAAGAAGTCATCAAAACCGGCATGCGCAAAGAGATCGAACGCTGCCATCTGGCCATTGAGCTTGCACAGGAAGGCAAAAACGTGGCGATGGTGTGCAGCGGTGACGCCGGGATTTACGGCATGGCCGGGCTTATCCTCGAAATCGTCACCAAAGAGAAGCGCGATATTCAGGTGCGTGTGGTGCCGGGTATTACCGCCAGTATCGCCGCCGCGTCTTTACTGGGTGCCCCGCTGATGCACGACTTCTGCCATATCAGCCTGAGCGACCTGCTCACGCCGTGGGAGGTGATTGAGAAACGCATCAAAGCCGCCGCCGAAGCCGATTTTGTTATCTGTTTCTATAACCCGCGCAGCCTGGGCCGCGAAGGTCATCTGGCCCGTGCCTTTGAACTGATGGCACCGTTCAAAGCCGCCACCACCCCGATCGGCGTGGTGAAAGCTGCGGCCCGTAAGAAAGAAGAGAAATGGATCACCACCTTCGGTGAGATGGAATATGAGCGTGTCGATATGACCAGCCTGGTGATTGTCGGTAATAAATCCACCTATATCAGTGATGACCTGATGATCACACCACGGGGATACAAACTGTGAATGACGGCAGACTGCTGATTTTCGGCGGGACCAGTGATGCCCGTCTGCTCTGTGAGCGCCTGGATGCACAGGGAGTCCGCTACCGGCTCTCGGTCGCCACCGCCGCAGGCCGTCAGCAGGCAGCCGGATTACAGGGTGAGATCCGGGAAGGCCGGATGGATGCACAGGCGATGGCGGAATACTGCCGCCGTCACGGGATCCGCCTGCTGGCGGATCTCTCGCATCCTTACGCCGCCGTGCTCAGCGACACTATTTTGCAGGTGCAGCGTGAGCTGGGCATTCCGCTGGTGCGTTATAACCGCCCGAGTGATATTGACGCGGTTGATAACCCGCTGATTTACAAAACGGACTCCATCGACAGCGCCTGTGAGATTGCCATGACACTCGGTCAGCGGATTTTGCTGACCACCGGCAGCAAACAGCTGGCGGATTATATTGCCCGGCTGCCGGGCAAAACCGTGCTGGCGCGGGTACTGCCGACACAGGAAGTGCTGGCGCAGTGCGAATCTTACGGGATGACCATTGACCAGATTTTTGCCCTCAAAGGGCCGTTTTCGGCGGAATTTAATGAAGCGTTTTACCGTTACTGCGGCACGGATGTGGTGATCACCAAAGAGTCCGGCACCCAGGGCGGATTCAGTGAAAAAATCGCCCCCTGTCTGGCGCTGGGAATTCCCTGCATTGTCGTGGTACGCCCGCAGACCCGGGTGTCCGGTGATGTGACTGAATTGCAGGATCTTTGCGGGGTAGAGCAGTATCTGACATCCCGTTTTTCTGTCTGTTGATTTACTGAGGTTATGAGATGAAAAAAGCGTTATTAGTGATTAGTTTCGGCACCAGTTACGCGGAAACCCGTGAAAAAAATATCGAAAGCTGTGAAAAGCAGCTTGCGGCAGCGTTCCCCGGCCGTGATTTTTTCCGCGCCTTCACCTCCGGCATGATTATCCGCAAATTAAAAGAGCGCGATAACCTGCATATCAATAACCCTGAAGAGGCATTACGCCATCTGCACGAGCAGGGTTATGAGGATGTGGCTATCCAGTCACTGCATGTGATTAACGGGGACGAATACGAAAAGATTGTCGGCCAGGTTGAAAAATACCGTCCGTTTTTCCGCTATCTGCGCGTGGGCAAACCGCTGCTGAGCAGTTTTGAGGATTACTCACAGCTGATTGATGCCCTGCAC is a genomic window containing:
- a CDS encoding precorrin-3B C(17)-methyltransferase; translated protein: MLTVIGIGPGSEAMMTEEAVTALKEAEVVVGYKTYTHLVKPLVGDKEVIKTGMRKEIERCHLAIELAQEGKNVAMVCSGDAGIYGMAGLILEIVTKEKRDIQVRVVPGITASIAAASLLGAPLMHDFCHISLSDLLTPWEVIEKRIKAAAEADFVICFYNPRSLGREGHLARAFELMAPFKAATTPIGVVKAAARKKEEKWITTFGEMEYERVDMTSLVIVGNKSTYISDDLMITPRGYKL
- a CDS encoding cobalt-precorrin-6A reductase, coding for MNDGRLLIFGGTSDARLLCERLDAQGVRYRLSVATAAGRQQAAGLQGEIREGRMDAQAMAEYCRRHGIRLLADLSHPYAAVLSDTILQVQRELGIPLVRYNRPSDIDAVDNPLIYKTDSIDSACEIAMTLGQRILLTTGSKQLADYIARLPGKTVLARVLPTQEVLAQCESYGMTIDQIFALKGPFSAEFNEAFYRYCGTDVVITKESGTQGGFSEKIAPCLALGIPCIVVVRPQTRVSGDVTELQDLCGVEQYLTSRFSVC